From the genome of Lotus japonicus ecotype B-129 chromosome 6, LjGifu_v1.2, one region includes:
- the LOC130725840 gene encoding LOW QUALITY PROTEIN: flavonoid-6-hydroxylase-like (The sequence of the model RefSeq protein was modified relative to this genomic sequence to represent the inferred CDS: inserted 2 bases in 1 codon), whose translation MTWALSLLLNNPHTLKKVQEELDEHVGNEIPVNESDINNLPYLQAVVKETLRLYPVGPLAGARQFTEDCTLGGYQIKAGTRLILNLWKMHRDPRVWEDPLEFQPERFLSSRHKGVDVKGQHFELLPFGGGRRSCPGISFGLQMXQLALAGFLQAFEVATPLNEEVGMSATFGLTNIKTTPLEVVVKPRLSSQHLFGNQHKPNPLH comes from the exons ATGACATGGGCACTCTCCTTATTACTAAACAATCCCCACACTCTGAAGAAAGTTCAAGAAGAGCTAGACGAGCACGTAGGAAACGAAATACCAGTAAATGAATCAGACATCAACAACCTACCCTACCTCCAAGCAGTAGTCAAAGAAACACTGCGATTATACCCAGTTGGCCCCCTCGCCGGAGCGCGTCAATTCACCGAGGACTGCACCTTAGGCGGCTACCAGATCAAAGCAGGCACAAGATTGATCCTAAACCTCTGGAAGATGCATAGAGACCCGCGTGTGTGGGAAGATCCTCTAGAGTTTCAACCGGAGAGGTTTCTTAGTAGCCGCCACAAGGGTGTGGATGTGAAGGGTCAGCATTTTGAGCTGCTTCCGTTTGGTGGTGGAAGAAGGTCATGTCCTGGCATTTCGTTTGGCCTTCAAAT ACAGTTGGCTTTGGCTGGTTTTTTGCAAGCGTTTGAGGTTGCGACGCCGTTGAATGAGGAGGTTGGTATGAGTGCCACGTTTGGACTCACTAATATTAAGACCACCCCACTTGAGGTTGTGGTCAAACCTCGTTTATCCTCTCAACACCTCTTTGGCAATCAACATAAGCCAAATCCACTGCATTAA